CGTTTTTATATGTGAGCTTTTAAACTATTTAACATTTTCGACTAGTATAAGATGTAACAGTAGATAATAAAAACGAATGATGATATCTAGTTGATGAAAACTATTTATCATTCATTCGTTTTTTAATTATTGGATAATATACGCAGCTTTATCTCGAACGTTGTTTTCCAGCGTTGCGATTTTTGTGTTTTTTCTTGCTTGTGATAGCAGTTGGTTGTTCAGGAGTAACGTCTTTTCGTCCACTTGGTGTAGAGAAAGCACGTGCTTTTGGTGGGTTCTTGGCTAGTTCTTCACGGACTTTTTTGCGAAGTTTTGGACGAACGATATAGTTGACGATAAACTGTTGGAGAATCATCATGAAACCACCGACAACCCAGTAAAGTGTAACACTAGCTGGTGAGAAGAGGGAGAAGACGACAATCATGAGTGGGCTCATGTAAATCATTTTCTTGATTTGTTCTCTTTGCATTTCATCTTCTACTCCGTGAAGTGAAAGGAGCGATTGAAGATAGTAAAGGACACCAGCACAGGCAACCAAAATCATACTTGGAGAACCTAGAGGAATGCCTAAGTAGCTTGCTTGAGCAACCCCTTCAGTATGCTGGGCAGCAAAGTAGATAGCAGAGAAGAAAGGCATTTGAAGGAGGATAGGGAAACATCCTACGCCACCAAACATGCTGATGCCGTGCTCTTTTTGAGCGGCAAAGAGAGCTTGTTGGGCTTCTAGTTTTTCTTCTTGAGTGGTTGCTTCTTTGAGACGTGTTTGGTGTGGCTCAAGGACGTGCTTGAGGGCGTTCATCTTTTCAGAGTGAAGCGTTGCTTTCCATGATTGGTAGATACCAAGTGGCAAGATAATCAAGCGCACGATAATGGTTACGATAATGATAGCGACACCGAAGCCTAGACCTTTATCAGTAGCGAAGTACTTGATAGCTTCTCCCATCGGAGCACCCAAGAAATCCCAAACGGGACCAATTGGCTTACCTGTTGCTTTATCAATCTGAACGCAACCAGTCAAGACTAGCAACATAGCCACTCCCATAGCTGAGAGTGCAAAACGTTTAATAGATTTCACTGTTTTTATTCCTTCTTTAAAAATTATACCTTTCTATTCTACTGTTTTTTTACAAAATATACAATAGTTCTAGAGACCTAATTTGCGATTTTAAAGTCAGGGTAAGGAGGAAAGTTGCTCAGTTGGACATCTAAGTAGCTGACTTTTGAAAAAGGTGTCGGTCCTTTTCGGATTTCTTGGATAAATTTCGCCATGATAGCAGATGAGTCTGCTTGGGCTAAGATCTCCACTGTGCCATCGTCATTATTCCAGACACGACCTGTGATGCCACCAATTTCAAGTGCCAGGCTGTAAACACCCCAACGAAAGCCGACTCCCTGTACCCTGCCTTGGGCAATCATTCTAACCTTTTGCATACCAAACCCCTTTGATTGTGTTATAATATTTCTATGACTATTATAACCTCAAAAGCCAATTCTGTGGTAAAAAATGCCAAGAAATTACACCAAAAAAAATACCGCAAGTCTGCCTATTTGATTGAAGGATGGCACTTGTTTGAAGAAGCTGTTCAAGCTGGAGTGACGATTGAGAAGATTTTTGCCCTAGAAACTTACCGAGATCAGTTAGCTGCTTTTCTGCAAACTGTCTGGGTGTCAGAGGATATTTTGCTAGATTTGGCAGATTCTCAGACTCCACAGGGAATTGTTGCCGTGGTTCAAAAAGAAGAAGTAGGGCAGTCTGATTTGAGTCAAGGCAAGTTCTTGTTTTTGGAAGATGTGCAAGATCCTGGTAATGTGGGAACTATCATTCGGACTGCGGATGCAGCAGGCTTTACAGGAGTGATTGTTTCAGATAAGTCGGCAGACATCTACAGTCTCAAGACCCTACGTTCTATGCAAGGCAGTCATTTTCATCTGCCTATTTATCGGATGTCGAGCCAAGCGCTTCTCGAGGAAGCTAAAAAGGCAGGTATCCCTGTGCTGGCAACCACTATTTCCAAGAATTCTAAAGATTATCGTGACTTGCCTCATTTAGATCAGTTTATCTTGGTTATGGGAAATGAGGGGCAAGGAATTAGTCCCCTCATGGCTGAAAATGCGGATCAGTTGGTCCACATTAGCATGAAGGGTCAGGCAGAGAGTCTCAATGTTGCCGTTGCAGCCGGTATTTTAATTTTCCATTTAAGCTAATTTTAACTTTCTTTGTTATAATCAAGGAAAGATGTTCATAGAAAAGGAGAAAAGATGAATCACACTATTATTCACGACCGCGCAGGTCTCAATCAATTTTATGCTAAGGTTTATGCCTTTGTTGGTCTGGGGATTGGACTATCTGCTTTGGTATCAGGCCTTATGTTGACGGTCTTTCAGTCTCAGTTAGTTTACTTTTTGATGCAGGGACGCCTCTGGTTGACCATTGCTACTTTTGCGGAATTGGCCTTGGTTTTCGTTGCCAGCAGTATGGCCTTAAAGAATAGTCCAGCTGCTCTTCCAGTATTTTTACTTT
The Streptococcus toyakuensis genome window above contains:
- the yidC gene encoding membrane protein insertase YidC — translated: MKSIKRFALSAMGVAMLLVLTGCVQIDKATGKPIGPVWDFLGAPMGEAIKYFATDKGLGFGVAIIIVTIIVRLIILPLGIYQSWKATLHSEKMNALKHVLEPHQTRLKEATTQEEKLEAQQALFAAQKEHGISMFGGVGCFPILLQMPFFSAIYFAAQHTEGVAQASYLGIPLGSPSMILVACAGVLYYLQSLLSLHGVEDEMQREQIKKMIYMSPLMIVVFSLFSPASVTLYWVVGGFMMILQQFIVNYIVRPKLRKKVREELAKNPPKARAFSTPSGRKDVTPEQPTAITSKKKHKNRNAGKQRSR
- a CDS encoding acylphosphatase — protein: MQKVRMIAQGRVQGVGFRWGVYSLALEIGGITGRVWNNDDGTVEILAQADSSAIMAKFIQEIRKGPTPFSKVSYLDVQLSNFPPYPDFKIAN
- a CDS encoding TrmH family RNA methyltransferase, with amino-acid sequence MTIITSKANSVVKNAKKLHQKKYRKSAYLIEGWHLFEEAVQAGVTIEKIFALETYRDQLAAFLQTVWVSEDILLDLADSQTPQGIVAVVQKEEVGQSDLSQGKFLFLEDVQDPGNVGTIIRTADAAGFTGVIVSDKSADIYSLKTLRSMQGSHFHLPIYRMSSQALLEEAKKAGIPVLATTISKNSKDYRDLPHLDQFILVMGNEGQGISPLMAENADQLVHISMKGQAESLNVAVAAGILIFHLS